A part of Plasmodium coatneyi strain Hackeri chromosome 8, complete sequence genomic DNA contains:
- a CDS encoding SICA antigen has protein sequence MIIDIHLEVLDQCQKGDLHSTKEDFFEILVQEFMGSKSIKEEDVPKEGVPGEEVSSLDSGFRKKGFLPKEWCS, from the coding sequence atgattattgacattcatttagaagtcttagaccaatgtcaaaagggggacctgcattcgacgaaggaagacttttttgaaattttggttcaagaatttatgggaagcaagtctataaaggaggaagatgttcctaaggaaggtgttcctggggaagaagtttcaagtttagattccgggtttaggaagAAAGGCTTTCTTCCCAAGGAatggtgttcctaa